Proteins from one Methanobrevibacter millerae genomic window:
- a CDS encoding ABC transporter ATP-binding protein, producing MTIQLRYPKKVTQKEDSKKSVWKDLDNIMLDDWDDVASTCVSPGQEPAEILISDFNFNIPDDARVSEVVVEHDFHKESSQKPIEIEPPLITLMIGDEEFEMHSFINADIYPADRSVVIPLEDIEGKDVKGDNFKIKFDFPENLNNDAGLLFFDFVRIRLVFDIKRYILSSGETNTYFPTEEEPIQLAVGDEFRYSLYFRNVNGVSTERQEVKVNIPEGFEIVRYYFKASKINKLTDDDIDEELYEDEFDEETLIWHPSVRGKGSAAIRLVLKCVSEGTWTLSGYNENFGVTRNFYVEVHDKDFESPPNLFDETTNVWGSELGDNEEYQLMSQDVVIDVSHVSMEFKKPQEKVDNLKEYCIKWVKRELKPKNKFRALDDVSFSVNKGERVGIIGFNGAGKSTILKILSGVLKPTKGEIQTYGTVAPLLELGAGFDHNYSGRENVFLNGAILGYSREFLESKYDEILEFSELGDFIEIPIKNYSSGMVAKLGFSVATIVEPDVLILDEVLSVGDVKFQKKSGDKLKSMMGSGVTVLLVSHATDNIRELCTRAIWLDEGKVVMDGDVDYVCDAYIEAAKKASEEQLSGLELQ from the coding sequence GCAGAAATATTAATCAGTGACTTTAATTTTAATATTCCCGACGACGCTAGAGTTTCCGAGGTCGTCGTTGAACATGATTTTCACAAGGAATCCTCTCAGAAGCCTATTGAAATCGAGCCTCCATTAATTACGCTCATGATTGGAGATGAGGAATTTGAGATGCATTCATTCATTAATGCGGACATTTATCCGGCCGACCGCAGCGTAGTAATACCTCTTGAGGACATTGAAGGAAAGGACGTAAAGGGAGATAACTTCAAAATAAAATTTGACTTCCCTGAAAACCTGAATAATGATGCTGGACTTTTGTTCTTTGATTTTGTCCGTATAAGGCTTGTTTTTGACATTAAAAGATACATATTGTCTTCCGGTGAAACCAATACATATTTCCCAACTGAAGAGGAACCTATTCAATTGGCCGTTGGAGACGAATTCAGATATTCCCTTTACTTCAGGAACGTCAACGGTGTTTCAACCGAACGCCAGGAAGTGAAGGTCAATATTCCCGAAGGCTTTGAAATTGTTAGATATTACTTTAAAGCTTCTAAAATCAACAAATTAACTGACGATGACATTGATGAGGAGCTCTATGAAGACGAGTTCGATGAGGAAACATTGATATGGCATCCTTCCGTTAGAGGAAAAGGTTCAGCAGCCATCAGATTAGTCCTTAAATGCGTAAGCGAAGGTACCTGGACATTGTCCGGATACAATGAAAACTTCGGAGTCACCCGTAATTTCTATGTTGAGGTTCATGACAAGGACTTTGAAAGCCCTCCAAACCTATTTGACGAAACCACCAATGTATGGGGTTCAGAATTGGGAGATAATGAGGAATATCAGCTGATGAGTCAGGATGTTGTAATTGACGTCAGCCACGTATCAATGGAATTCAAAAAGCCTCAAGAAAAGGTGGATAACCTTAAGGAATACTGTATCAAATGGGTTAAAAGAGAATTGAAACCTAAAAACAAATTCAGGGCTCTCGATGATGTTTCATTTTCCGTAAATAAAGGTGAAAGGGTCGGCATTATAGGTTTCAACGGCGCGGGAAAAAGTACGATATTGAAGATTTTATCCGGTGTTTTAAAACCTACCAAAGGTGAAATACAAACTTACGGTACCGTTGCACCATTGCTTGAACTTGGAGCAGGTTTCGACCACAATTACAGTGGAAGGGAAAACGTATTTTTAAACGGAGCCATTCTGGGCTATTCAAGGGAATTTCTGGAAAGCAAATACGATGAGATACTTGAATTCTCAGAGCTTGGAGACTTCATTGAAATCCCTATTAAGAATTACTCCTCAGGTATGGTTGCAAAGCTAGGATTTTCAGTTGCAACGATAGTCGAACCTGACGTACTGATTCTGGATGAGGTATTGTCCGTTGGAGACGTAAAATTCCAGAAAAAAAGTGGTGACAAGCTCAAGTCAATGATGGGATCAGGCGTAACCGTATTGCTCGTATCCCACGCAACAGATAATATACGTGAATTGTGTACCCGTGCGATATGGCTGGACGAAGGTAAGGTAGTCATGGACGGAGACGTTGACTATGTCTGTGATGCTTACATTGAAGCCGCTAAAAAGGCATCAGAAGAGCAATTGAGCGGTTTGGAACTTCAATAA
- the rfbA gene encoding glucose-1-phosphate thymidylyltransferase RfbA → MKGIVLAGGSGTRLYPITKAVSKQLLPLYDKPMIYYPISVLMLAGIKEILIISTPRDLPMYKDLLGDGSSLGIKFEYAVQEHPNGLAEAFIVGEDFIGDDNVALILGDNIFHGHRFTEILERATGLEEGAVIFGYYTKNPEAFGVVEFDDEWNVLSVEEKPEHPKSNYIVPGLYFYDNDVIEIAKNVEPSDRGEVEITSVNEEYLNRGKLKVELLGRGMAWLDTGTHAGLLEAANFIETVQKRQSLYIACLEEIAYNKGYIDDEQLLKTAEELKKTDYGQYLFNLVKED, encoded by the coding sequence ATGAAAGGTATAGTACTTGCTGGTGGTTCTGGAACTCGTTTGTATCCTATTACTAAGGCGGTTTCTAAGCAGTTGTTGCCGTTATATGATAAGCCTATGATTTATTATCCTATTTCTGTATTGATGCTTGCGGGAATTAAGGAGATTTTGATTATTTCCACTCCTAGGGATTTGCCTATGTATAAAGATCTCTTGGGTGACGGCTCTTCTTTGGGCATTAAGTTTGAGTATGCCGTTCAGGAACATCCTAACGGTCTTGCGGAAGCTTTTATTGTTGGTGAAGACTTTATCGGTGATGATAACGTTGCATTGATTTTAGGAGACAATATTTTCCATGGACATCGGTTTACGGAAATTTTGGAAAGGGCTACAGGCCTGGAAGAGGGAGCAGTAATTTTCGGATATTACACTAAAAACCCTGAGGCTTTTGGTGTTGTTGAGTTTGATGATGAATGGAATGTTTTATCTGTTGAAGAAAAGCCGGAGCATCCTAAATCCAATTATATCGTACCGGGATTGTATTTCTATGACAATGATGTAATTGAAATAGCTAAAAACGTAGAGCCTTCCGATAGGGGTGAAGTTGAAATCACTTCCGTTAACGAAGAGTATTTAAATCGTGGAAAGCTTAAAGTAGAGCTATTGGGTCGTGGAATGGCATGGCTTGATACAGGAACTCATGCGGGGCTTCTGGAAGCAGCCAACTTCATTGAAACAGTTCAAAAAAGGCAAAGCCTATACATCGCATGTTTAGAGGAAATCGCATATAATAAAGGTTATATTGATGATGAACAGCTTTTAAAGACTGCTGAAGAGCTTAAAAAGACTGATTATGGTCAATATTTATTCAATTTGGTTAAGGAGGATTAG
- the rfbC gene encoding dTDP-4-dehydrorhamnose 3,5-epimerase yields MGQFKFTETPIEGMFLVEPAVFGDNRGFFMETYNENDFKQAGYDLTFVQDNQSMSTKGVLRGLHLQLKYPQGKLVRVIRGEVFDVGVDLRADSPTYGEWFGAVLSEENKKQLFIPPCFAHGFVVLSDEAEFVYKCTEFYHGEDEGGVIWNDPDIGIEWPIDDIDELIFSDKDKEWPTLAESQIKY; encoded by the coding sequence ATGGGTCAATTTAAATTCACAGAAACTCCTATTGAAGGCATGTTTTTAGTAGAACCTGCCGTTTTTGGTGACAACAGGGGTTTTTTCATGGAAACTTATAATGAAAACGATTTCAAACAAGCCGGTTATGATTTGACTTTTGTTCAGGACAATCAGTCAATGTCAACAAAAGGGGTACTTAGAGGTTTGCATTTGCAGCTGAAGTATCCTCAAGGCAAACTTGTCCGTGTGATTAGGGGAGAAGTCTTTGATGTTGGCGTTGATTTAAGAGCGGATTCTCCTACATATGGTGAATGGTTTGGAGCAGTTTTATCTGAAGAAAACAAAAAACAGCTCTTTATTCCTCCTTGCTTTGCTCACGGTTTTGTCGTATTATCCGATGAGGCTGAGTTCGTTTATAAATGCACAGAATTTTATCACGGCGAAGATGAAGGCGGAGTCATCTGGAACGATCCCGACATTGGAATAGAATGGCCAATCGATGACATTGACGAATTGATATTTTCCGATAAGGATAAAGAATGGCCAACTCTAGCCGAATCACAAATTAAATACTAA